From a region of the Chroicocephalus ridibundus chromosome 8, bChrRid1.1, whole genome shotgun sequence genome:
- the FAM234A gene encoding protein FAM234A, giving the protein MDNKDSEAEIHPLKTEDVKAQENHENSVERRIVSKQSSRLSRLSRWRTAAFFISLFLCLIIVFAFSFIIPCPERPVSERTWFRNYDNAVAFPFLAIEDVNEDKVQDVVFAFKASNGSVSFNRSCLDEGLPSPCAFVAAVSGTNGRALWERPAAEEVEWMQCGIEQLGGAEAPGCLVVGKPVSLTAVDLRTGEVRWRQSSDFGANYTVLPPVSVIPDLDSDGVQDLIIFIATGDKIKTFIHSGKNGNQIGSTESLSVDGKARYVRLNLDSSSYFLFYTENSLYAYSLKDLYSAATGMEIKLPKLERDPQWEKNIDHLTHRLSLLSSGDIRYLAKIPGQSRENILVVNSEMATLINAQNLQTLWTLNVSRVVSEPLLGYYKPDVLGIVLESEIGPNRKKVMIVESGSGAVQWDLKLNSQAESPGPATLSTADHRSAFLIWGEYQAAGNETRSRAPLQKLYLFHPSYTNVLLELRNSTDQIIAFNAALFERSRHACYVLLRGPQPSEEPGPVSLMKRKLKEDVSEGRVIWLSQVAVDSEQYVRDRLYRMRFHSRA; this is encoded by the exons ATGGATAACAAAGACTCGGAAGCTGAGATCCACCCACTGAAGACTGAGGATGTAAAAGCTCAAGAGAACCATGAAAACTCTGTGGAGAGAAGAATTGTCAGCAAGCAGTCGTCGCGACTGTCTCGGCTGTCCCGGTGGCGCACTGCCGCCTTCTTCATCTCGTTATTTCTGTGTCTGATAATTGTGTTTGCTTTCTCCTTTATCATTCCTTGCCCAGAGAGGCCAGTTTCAGAAAGAACGTGGTTCCGAAACTACGACAACGCAG TGGCCTTCCCGTTTCTCGCTATTGAAGATGTGAATGAAGACAAAGTGCAAGATGTCGTCTTTGCTTTCAAAGCTAGCAACGGCAGCGTCAGCTTCAACAGATCCTGTTTGGATGAAG GTCTGCCTTCTCCATGTGCCTTCGTCGCTGCCGTGTCTGGCACGAACGGCAGAGCGCTCTGGGAGAGGCCTGCTGCTGAGGAGGTGGAGTGGATGCAGTGTGGCATCGAGCAGCTCGGCGGGGCTGAGGCCCCGGGTTGCCTGGTGGTGGGGAAGCCCGTGTCCCTTACGGCGGTTGATCTGCGGACGG GGGAGGTTCGGTGGAGACAGTCCAGTGACTTTGGGGCTAATTATACTGTGCTGCCTCCCGTGTCAGTGATTCCAGACCTGGATAGTGACGGAGTTCAGGACCTGATAATCTTTATTGCTACAGGAGATAAG ATTAAGACCTTCATCCATTCAGGAAAAAATGGCAATCAGATTGGCTCCACTGAAAGCCTGAGCGTGGATGGGAAAGCTCGTTATGTCAGGCTGAACCTGGACTCCTCCTCCTACTTCCTTTTCTATACAG aaaacTCTCTCTACGCGTATTCCCTGAAAGATCTCTACAGTGCAGCAACTGGGATGGAAATTAAGCTTCCCAAACTTGAGCGAGATCCTCAGTGGGAGAAGAACATTGACCACCTTACGCACCGCTTATCCCTTCTCAG ctctggagacattcgtTACCTGGCAAAAATTCCTGGGCAGTCACGGGAGAACATCTTGGTTGTAAACTCAGAGATGGCTACGCTGATCAATGCACAAAATCTTCAGACTTTGTGGACCCTCAATGTGTCCCGTGTTGTGAG TGAGCCGCTGCTTGGTTACTACAAACCTGATGTTCTTGGCATTGTCCTTGAGAGTGAAATTGGACCCAACAGAAAGAAG GTTATGATCGTTGAGAGCGGGTCTGGAGCAGTCCAGTGGGACCTGAAGCTGAACTCACAAGCGGAGAGCCCTGGGCCAGCCACGCTTTCTACTGCTGATCACCGCTCCGCCTTCCTCATCTGGGGTGAATACCAGGCGGCAGGAAACGAAACG AGATCCAGAGCTCCTCTCCAGAAGCTGTATCTTTTCCATCCTTCCTACACTAACGTCCTGTTGGAGCTCCGCAATAGCACAGACCAAATAATTGCATTCAATG CCGCACTGTTCGAGCGGAGCCGTCATGCCTGCTACGTGCTGTTGAGGGGGCCTCAACCCAGCGAGGAGCCAGGGCCGGTGTCTCTGATGAAGCGTAAGCTGAAGGAGGATGTCTCTGAGGGCAGGGTGATCTGGCTGAGCCAGGTGGCAGTGGACAGCGAGCAGTACGTGCGGGACCGCCTCTACAGGATGCGATTCCACAGCCGAGCGTGA